One genomic region from Arthrobacter sp. FB24 encodes:
- a CDS encoding alpha/beta fold hydrolase: protein MHYAEYGSGTPVLALHGAGVDHREIAGALEPILCNVSGFRRLYPDLPGMGRTPAPEVVTSNDDVLDILHGLIDSAIGDEPFLVIGHSYGGYLARAVANGRSDQAVGLALICPVGAHTRDVPKHDVLASMVDMPGDVGPDLEASYRSYFVVQTAETLRRFRDSVAPAMPLVDESALARIFSHWELRDRPEDAKAYSHPVLILAGRQDATAGYAGPWGLVAQYPRAKFAVLDRAGHALMHEQPELLQAFVAEWLMRVREHPARQ from the coding sequence GTGCATTACGCCGAGTATGGCAGCGGCACGCCGGTTCTCGCTCTGCACGGGGCCGGCGTGGATCACCGCGAAATCGCTGGCGCTCTTGAACCAATACTGTGCAACGTGTCCGGATTTCGCCGCCTGTACCCGGACCTGCCGGGGATGGGCCGAACCCCCGCGCCCGAGGTGGTCACGAGCAACGATGACGTGCTGGACATTCTGCACGGACTGATCGACAGCGCTATTGGTGATGAACCGTTTCTTGTCATTGGTCATTCGTATGGCGGGTACTTAGCCCGTGCCGTTGCCAACGGGAGATCTGACCAGGCCGTCGGGCTGGCGCTCATCTGTCCGGTCGGCGCGCATACGCGTGACGTGCCCAAGCACGACGTCCTTGCGTCGATGGTCGACATGCCCGGCGACGTGGGACCGGACCTCGAGGCTTCTTACCGTAGCTACTTCGTTGTGCAGACTGCTGAAACCCTGCGCCGGTTCAGGGATTCCGTGGCTCCCGCAATGCCACTTGTTGACGAGTCCGCCCTGGCGCGAATCTTTTCGCACTGGGAGCTCCGGGATCGGCCGGAAGACGCGAAAGCCTACTCCCATCCCGTGTTGATCCTCGCCGGAAGGCAGGATGCCACGGCCGGGTACGCGGGCCCGTGGGGCTTAGTGGCGCAGTACCCTCGTGCCAAGTTTGCGGTGCTCGATCGGGCCGGCCACGCGTTGATGCATGAGCAACCCGAACTCCTGCAAGCCTTCGTCGCCGAATGGTTGATGCGCGTGCGTGAGCACCCCGCCCGACAGTAA